CCCTGTTCGATCTGGGCAGCGCCATCCATCACGAGGGGGCGGAGGAAACCGCCCTGCTGTTCGGACGGATCGCCCTTCATCTGCGCCCCGACCTGTCCCTGGCGCGGCTGATGATCGGCGACATCATGGAGAACCGCGACCACCACGCCGACGCGCTGGTCGAGTTCCAGGCGCTGGAGAAGGACCCGGTGCTGGGCTGGACCGCCCGGCTGCGCGCCGCCGAGAGCCTCGCCCGTCTGGAGCGCACCGACGACGCCATCGCCGCCTTCTCCGCCCTGTCCGCCGAGCGTCCCGAGCGGACGGACGCGCTGATCCGGCTGGGCGACCTGTACCGTGTCGCCAAGCGCTACGGCGAGGCCGCCGACAGCTACAGCAAGGCGCTGGAGCGCATCGGCACGCCGGAGGAGCGGCATTGGGCGGTGCTCTATGCCCGCGCCATGTCCTATGACAAGGTGGACCGCTGGCCGGACGCCGAGCGCGACCTGCGGGCGGCGCTGGCACTGAAGCCGGACGAGGCCTTCCTGCTGAACTATCTGGGCTACAGCTACGTCGACCGCGGGCTGAACCTGGAGGAAGCCAAGAAGATGATCGAGAAGGCCGTCGCCCTGCGCCCCAAGGACGGCTACATCGTGGACAGTCTGGGCTGGGCGCTCTATCGCACCGGCGATTTCGAAGGGGCGGTGGAGAAGCTGGAGCGCGCGGTGGAGCTGAAGCCGACCGACGCCACCATCAACGACCATCTGGGCGACGCCTACTGGCGCGTCGGACGCCGCAACGAGGCCCGCTTCCAGTGGACCCGCGCGCTCCGCACCGCGGAGGAGGAGCCGCAGAAGGAGGACATCCGGGCTAAGCTGGATAAGGGTTTGGTCGACCCCAAGGCGGCCGAGGCCGCTCCGGCGAAGGTTCAGTAAGCGGCGCTTACATAGGGTCTGGCGCTCGCCGCATCCGTGCCGCATAAAGCCCTTTCCTCCCCATTCGGGAGGAAGGGCTTTTCGTTTCCGGGGACCCGACCATGAGTTCCATCGCCGAGGCCGCACCGGCCAAGCTGAACCTCTATCTGCATGTGGTGGGCCGCCGGGACGACGGCTATCACGAGTTGGACAGCCTCGTCGCCTTCGCCGACGTGGCGGACCGGGTGACGGTGCAGCCGGGCGTCGCGCGGATCGCGCTGCGCGGGGTGGACCTGCCGCCGGTCGGGCCGCGGCTGGCCATCTCCGGCCCCTTCGGCCCGGCCTTGATGGGAGAGAATCCGGCGAACAACCTGGTCATCCGAGCCGCCCACGCGCTGGCCGCCCGGCTGGGGCGCGAGGCCGACGCAATGATCGTGCTGGAGAAGGTTCTGCCCATCGCCTCCGGGATCGGCGGCGGCTCGGCGGACGCGGCGGCGACGCTGCGCGCCCTGGCCCGGCTGTGGGGCGTGCCGGTGACCGACCCGCGCTTCTATGAGATCGCGGCATCGCTGGGCGCCGACGTGCCGGTCTGCGTCGCCGGGCGGAGCTGCTATTTCGGCGGAGTGGGAGAGGTGCTGGAGGAGGCGCCGGCCCTGCCGGACACCTTTGCGGTTCTGGTCAACCCCGGCGTGCCGGTGCCGACCCCCGCCGTGTTCAAGGCCTGTAAAGGCATCTTCAAGAGTACCTTCTCAGCCCCGGCCCGCTTCACCGAAGCCCCCGCCGACGCCGCGGCGCTGGCCGTGCTGCTGAAGGAGCGGCGCAACGACCTGACCGAACCGGCGCTGACCGTCGCCCCGGTGATCGCCGACGTGCTGGTGGCGCTCGATAGCACGGACGGCTGCCTGCTGGCCCGCCTGTCGGGCAGCGGGGCGACCTGCTTTGGCCTTTATGCGGATGCGGAACAGGCCGACGCTGCCGCCCGGTCGATCCAGACGGCGCAGCCGCGCTGGTGGGCGAAGGCCGCGCGGCTCCTGCCGACCCCGGCGGACGCGCCGCCGCTGCCCAAGGGGCTGGCGGCACCGTCCGCGGTCACCACGGCCCCGGTGCCGCCGGTCCCCTTCCCGGACACCGGCGGCTGGGGCGTCGGCTGACCTTTATGCCGGCTTAGCAACCACCGCCACGGGTCATCGCGCCGCCCAGCATGGCGCCGCCCAGCGTGCCGGCGGCCGTCGCCGCCAGCTTGCCATCGCCACGCCCAAACTGCGAGCCGACCAATCCGCCGACCGCGGCGCCGCCCAGCACACCGATCAGGTCGCCGTCGAGCGGCCCGCATTCCACGACCTGTGGCGCGGCGCGCACGACGCGCGGGCGTTGCTGGACGATGACCGGCGGCGGTTCCTCGATGTAGACGGGGGCCGGGGCGTAATGCACGACCGGCGGCTCCTCATAGACCACGACCGGCGGGGGCCGGCGGACGATCACCACGCGCCCGTCGCCGTAGCCGCCGTCGATGTAGCCATGCTCGTAATAGCGGCCACGCTCATGGCGTTCACGTCCATGGCGTTCGCGCTCATGATGATGGCGCTCCTGCTTGGCACGCCAGCCATGGGCCGGAGCCCAATCCGGCGGATCGGCGAGGACCGGGGACACCCCCGCGCCCAAGGCCGCCACGCCAGCCAGCAGCGCGACGGCGAGGGGTTTGGGGGCGAAGCGGATGTGCGTCATGATGGCTCCAGGATACGTCTTACCCGGATGAACATCCGGGGCTGGAGTCTTCATCCATCCGACAACCGGGAGGGGCGTGACATTTTTGGGGTGCGCGATCGGGGTGTTCCTGCCCGGCTCCTCCCCCTTCCTCCAGGTCTCGCAGGATCGGGCAGTCCGGCCGCTCGTCGCCGTGGCAGGCGTGCGCCAGATGCGTCAGCGTGTCGCTCATCGCGCGCAGTTCGGCAATCTTGGCCTCCAGCTCCGCCACATGGTCGAGCGCCACGCGCTTCACCTCGGCGCTGGAACGGCTGCGGTCCTGCCACAGCCCGACCAGGATCTGGATGCGCTCGATGCTGAAGCCCAGCGTCCGCGCCCGCTTGACGAAGCGCAAAACATTCACGTCGCTGGACGAATAGACGCGATAGCCCGCCGCCGTCCGCCCGGCCTCGGGGATCAGGCCGATGGACTCGTAGTAACGGATCAGCTTGGCGTTCACGCCGGACGCCTTCGCCGCGTCGCCGATGGTCATGCCGCCCACGCTCATGGCTTCCACCCCCGCAGCGACAGGGCGTTCAACACGACGCTGACCGAACTCAGCGCCATCGCCGCCCCGGCCAGCACCGGGCTGAGCAGGCCCGACGCCGCCAGCGGGATGCCCACCAGATTGTAGATGAAGGCCCAGAACAGACCCTGGCAGATCTTGGAATAGGTCCGGCGCGACACGTCGATGGCGCCGGCGACCAGCGCCGGATCGCCGCGCATCAGCGTGACCCCGGCGGTGTGCATCGCCACGTCGGTGCCGGTCGCCATGGCGATGCCGACATCGGCGGCGGCCAGCGCCGGGGCGTCGTTGATGCCGTCGCCGACCATGCCGACGACCTTGCCCTCCGCCTTCAGCGCCGCCACCACGTCGGCCTTGCCGTCCGGAAGCACCTCCGCGAAGACGCGGTCGATACCCAAATCAGCGGCCACCGCGCGGGCGGCTCCTGCACTGTCGCCGGTGACCATCACCGTTTCCACCCCTTGCGCCTTCAGGGAGCGGACGGCGGCGCGGGCGCTTTCCTTCACCGTGTCGCCAAAGGCGACGAGGCCCAGAACGCGCCGCTCCGGGGCCGTTTCGGCCAGCCAGGACACGGTGCGCCCGCCGGATTCCAGCGCCGCCGCCCGTGTCTCCAGCGCCGCGTCGGACAGGCCGCTTTCCACGATCAGCCGTTTGCTGCCCAGCAGAAGGGCGCGCGCCTCCACGGTCGCCGCTACGCCGCGCCCGGCCAACGCCTTGAAGCCCTCCGGTGCAGCGGCAGCCACGCCCCGTTCCGCCGCACGGTCGCGGACGGCGCGGGCGAGCGGATGCTCGCTGCCGGCTTGGAGCGCCGCCGCCAACCGCAAAACTTCCGCCTCTTCGAAGCCATCCGCGGCGACCAGATCGGTGACGCGGGGCTTGCCCTCGGTCAGTGTGCCGGTCTTGTCGAAGGCGACGGCGGTGATGGCGTGGGCGTGCTCCAGCGCCTCCGCGTCCTTGATGAGGATGCCGTGGCGGGCCGCCGCTCCGGTGCCGACCATGATGGCGGTCGGCGTGGCGAGGCCCAGCGCGCAGGGGCAGGCGATGACCAGGACCGACACCGCCGTGATGATCGCCGTCTCCGCATTGCCCGTGCCGATCCACCAGCCGGCCAGCGTCACCGCGGCGATGCCCAGCACCACCGGCACGAAGACCGCGGCCACCTTGTCGACCAGCCGCTGGATCGGCGCCTTGGACGCCTGCGCCCCCTCGACCATGCGGACGATCTTGGCGAGCATCGTCTCGGCGCCCACCGCCACCGTCTCGACCAGCAGCAGCCCGTCCACGTTGATCGACCCGCCGGTGACGCGCGAACCCGGCGCCTTCTCCACCGGCAGGCTCTCGCCGGTCAGCATGGATTCGTCGACGCTGCCCACCCCCTCCGCCACGCGCCCATCCACGGGAATGCGCTCGCCGGGGCGGACCGCCACGCGGTCACCGACGCGCACCTGGGCGATGGGCAGGTCCACCTCAACGCCGTCGCGGCGGACGCGGGCGGTGTCGGGGCGAAGCTGCATCAGCGCGCGGATCGCCGCCGCCGTCCGGCCCTTGGCGCGGGCCTCCAACCACTTGCCGAGCAGCACGAAGGTGATAAGGACCGCCGACGCCTCGAAATAGAGGTGCGGCGTGTGGCCCGGATGCGCCGTCAGCATCATGTAGACGCTGAGCCCCCAGGCTGCCGAGGTGCCGAGCGCCACCAGCAGATCCATGTTGCCGGACCCGGCGCGCGCCGCCATGAAACCGGCCCGGTAGAAGCGCCAACCCAGCCAGAACTGCACCGGGGTCGCCAGCAGGAACTGCGCCCAGGGCGGCAGCATCAGATTCAGCCCCAGCAGA
The Azospirillum brasilense genome window above contains:
- a CDS encoding tetratricopeptide repeat protein, with the translated sequence MLLSTAGLLPAGNATAAAPAATERPSLTSATGSYLAGRFAQRQDDWAAAALFMAHALSADPGDLTLLRRTYLLKLGEGQFDAAIDLAKRLLEQDNDPQMAIALLASDNLARGKLKEAKAMAARMPKEGMAKYIGPLIDAWLAAAEGKTDAALKALEPLSTASGFAALHDLHAGLLLELGGRKDAAAERFARVLDKEAPLRVIQIVGSFYERTGRKDEARKLYESFRAGNPDSLMVEPALKALDEGKAAAPVVSDAKQGLAEALFDLGSAIHHEGAEETALLFGRIALHLRPDLSLARLMIGDIMENRDHHADALVEFQALEKDPVLGWTARLRAAESLARLERTDDAIAAFSALSAERPERTDALIRLGDLYRVAKRYGEAADSYSKALERIGTPEERHWAVLYARAMSYDKVDRWPDAERDLRAALALKPDEAFLLNYLGYSYVDRGLNLEEAKKMIEKAVALRPKDGYIVDSLGWALYRTGDFEGAVEKLERAVELKPTDATINDHLGDAYWRVGRRNEARFQWTRALRTAEEEPQKEDIRAKLDKGLVDPKAAEAAPAKVQ
- a CDS encoding 4-(cytidine 5'-diphospho)-2-C-methyl-D-erythritol kinase; the encoded protein is MSSIAEAAPAKLNLYLHVVGRRDDGYHELDSLVAFADVADRVTVQPGVARIALRGVDLPPVGPRLAISGPFGPALMGENPANNLVIRAAHALAARLGREADAMIVLEKVLPIASGIGGGSADAAATLRALARLWGVPVTDPRFYEIAASLGADVPVCVAGRSCYFGGVGEVLEEAPALPDTFAVLVNPGVPVPTPAVFKACKGIFKSTFSAPARFTEAPADAAALAVLLKERRNDLTEPALTVAPVIADVLVALDSTDGCLLARLSGSGATCFGLYADAEQADAAARSIQTAQPRWWAKAARLLPTPADAPPLPKGLAAPSAVTTAPVPPVPFPDTGGWGVG
- a CDS encoding glycine zipper 2TM domain-containing protein, with the protein product MTHIRFAPKPLAVALLAGVAALGAGVSPVLADPPDWAPAHGWRAKQERHHHERERHGRERHERGRYYEHGYIDGGYGDGRVVIVRRPPPVVVYEEPPVVHYAPAPVYIEEPPPVIVQQRPRVVRAAPQVVECGPLDGDLIGVLGGAAVGGLVGSQFGRGDGKLAATAAGTLGGAMLGGAMTRGGGC
- the cueR gene encoding Cu(I)-responsive transcriptional regulator gives rise to the protein MTIGDAAKASGVNAKLIRYYESIGLIPEAGRTAAGYRVYSSSDVNVLRFVKRARTLGFSIERIQILVGLWQDRSRSSAEVKRVALDHVAELEAKIAELRAMSDTLTHLAHACHGDERPDCPILRDLEEGGGAGQEHPDRAPQKCHAPPGCRMDEDSSPGCSSG
- a CDS encoding heavy metal translocating P-type ATPase, with protein sequence MSATTDLDIGISGMTCASCVGRVEKALSRLPGVTGVSVNLATERARVAFAGEPDPRAVAEAIENVGFEPQRQDFDLTVGGMTCASCVARVEKALLRVPGVESAAVNLATERAHVTAYAGTVDAARLAEAVEMTGFTAAPVAETDSAVAAEDPAQDRNRRDLHHVLIAAALSAPLVLGMAGDLLGLNLMLPPWAQFLLATPVQFWLGWRFYRAGFMAARAGSGNMDLLVALGTSAAWGLSVYMMLTAHPGHTPHLYFEASAVLITFVLLGKWLEARAKGRTAAAIRALMQLRPDTARVRRDGVEVDLPIAQVRVGDRVAVRPGERIPVDGRVAEGVGSVDESMLTGESLPVEKAPGSRVTGGSINVDGLLLVETVAVGAETMLAKIVRMVEGAQASKAPIQRLVDKVAAVFVPVVLGIAAVTLAGWWIGTGNAETAIITAVSVLVIACPCALGLATPTAIMVGTGAAARHGILIKDAEALEHAHAITAVAFDKTGTLTEGKPRVTDLVAADGFEEAEVLRLAAALQAGSEHPLARAVRDRAAERGVAAAAPEGFKALAGRGVAATVEARALLLGSKRLIVESGLSDAALETRAAALESGGRTVSWLAETAPERRVLGLVAFGDTVKESARAAVRSLKAQGVETVMVTGDSAGAARAVAADLGIDRVFAEVLPDGKADVVAALKAEGKVVGMVGDGINDAPALAAADVGIAMATGTDVAMHTAGVTLMRGDPALVAGAIDVSRRTYSKICQGLFWAFIYNLVGIPLAASGLLSPVLAGAAMALSSVSVVLNALSLRGWKP